A DNA window from Drosophila biarmipes strain raj3 chromosome 2R, RU_DBia_V1.1, whole genome shotgun sequence contains the following coding sequences:
- the LOC108036391 gene encoding probable elongation factor 1-beta, with product MAFGDVKTPQGLKELNNFLADNSYISGYTPSKADLSVFEALGKAPSADNVNVARWYRHIASFEAAERAAWTGAPLPQLAGGKPTVAAPAKPADDDDDVDLFGSDEEEDAEAERIKQERVAAYAAKKSKKPALIAKSSVLLDVKPWDDETDMKEMENNVRTIEMDGLLWGASKLVPVGYGINKLQIMCVIEDDKVSIDLLQEKIEEFEDFVQSVDIAAFNKI from the exons ATGGCTTTCGGTGATGTGAAGACCCCGCAGGGACTGAAGGAGTTGAACAACTTCCTGGCCGACAACAGCTACATCAGCGG ATACACTCCCAGCAAGGCCGATCTGTCCGTGTTCGAGGCTCTGGGCAAGGCCCCCTCTGCCGACAATGTGAATGTGGCCCGTTGGTACCGTCACATCGCCTCTTTCGAGGCTGCGGAGCGCGCCGCCTGGACCGGTGCTCCCTTGCCCCAGTTGGCCGGTGGAAAGCCCACAGTGGCTGCTCCGGCCAAGCCcgccgacgacgacgacgatgtgGATCTATTTGGATccgatgaggaggaggacgcCGAGGCCGAGCGCATCAAGCAGGAGCGCGTTGCCGCCTATGCCGCCAAGAAGTCCAAGAAGCCCGCCCTCATCGCCAAGTCGTCTGTGCTCCTCGATGTCAAGCCCTGGGACGACGAGACCGACATGAAGGAGATGGAGAACAACGTCCGCACCATCGAGATGGACGGTCTGCTGTGGGGCGCCTCAAAGCTGGTCCCCGTGGGCTATGGCATCAACAAGCTGCAGATCATGTGCGTCATCGAGGACGACAAGGTCTCCATCGACCTGCTGCAGGAGAAGATCGAGGAGTTCGAGGACTTCGTCCAGTCCGTCGACATTGCTGCCTTCAACAAGATCTAA